The Bacteroidales bacterium genome includes a region encoding these proteins:
- a CDS encoding DNA gyrase/topoisomerase IV subunit A, producing MESDQNHNEHQEEPQLPVDTGHDAGIGSESTYKTIALEGMYQSWFLDYASYVILERAVPDVLDGLKPVHRRILHAMREMDDGRYNKVANIIGQTMKYHPHGDASIGDALVQLGQKELLIDTQGNWGNTLTGDSAAAPRYIEARLSKFALEVVFNPKTTEWRDAYDGRNKEPVMLPVKFPLLLAQGVEGIAVGLASKIVPHNFNELIEASIRHLQGKDFEIFPDFLTGGMADFSKYNNGLRGGKIRIRAKIQQTDKKALTITEIPFGTTTTSLIESIISANDKGKIKIKKIDDNTSDQVEIQIQLVPGVSPDQTIDALYAFTNCEMSVSPNSCVIYQGKPHFMGVKEILQISTNDTLRLLRRELEIQREELEEQWHFASLEKIFIQERIYRDIEECETWEAVIIAIDLGLTPFKKLFKRAITRDDIIRLTEIKIKRISKYNAFKADEQIRDIETNLEEVQNHLDNLIDYAINYFRQIRKKYGKDRDRRTEIRSFDTIEATMVAVANAKLYFNREEGFAGIGLKKDEFICDCSDIDDIIFFRDDGTFMVTRASEKFFTGKNVIHIDVFKRNDDRTIYNMIYRDGRGGTNYVKRFAVMGVTRDKDYNLTRGTDGTRVLYFSANPNGEAEIVGINLRPKPRLKITTFDYDFSELAIKGRGSKGNILSKHFIRKIVQKEEGISTLGAIDVWFDPSVKRLNNDERGNFVDAFEGDNKILTLMQSGDYRLTGYDLSTHFDEDLLHLAKYDPDTIITAVYLDGSQNLWYIKRFKVEETDKKTRFITEHPESKLITVTTDQRPVLQVVMDEKKNEKEEEDLFIAADNFIGEKSYKAKGKRLTNLAVKKVKWLEPLPAYKKPEEPEMPEEEVPEEEIITPDKIDKTKVKSEKAESTPTPPSPSPRKTSGKTKQDQQQEGKEKDMGDKTQMSLFD from the coding sequence ATGGAATCAGATCAAAATCACAACGAACATCAGGAAGAACCGCAACTTCCCGTTGACACTGGCCACGACGCCGGCATCGGGAGCGAAAGCACCTACAAGACCATTGCGCTGGAGGGTATGTACCAGAGCTGGTTTTTGGATTACGCTTCGTACGTAATTCTGGAGCGTGCTGTGCCTGATGTGCTGGATGGTTTGAAACCGGTGCATCGCCGCATACTACACGCCATGCGCGAGATGGACGATGGCCGTTACAACAAAGTGGCTAACATCATTGGGCAAACCATGAAGTACCACCCGCACGGCGACGCCTCTATTGGCGACGCGCTGGTGCAGCTCGGTCAGAAGGAGCTGCTCATCGACACACAGGGAAACTGGGGCAATACCCTCACCGGCGACAGCGCCGCAGCGCCTCGCTACATCGAAGCACGCCTGTCGAAATTTGCTCTTGAAGTAGTTTTTAATCCCAAAACCACCGAGTGGCGAGACGCGTATGACGGGCGCAACAAAGAGCCTGTGATGCTACCAGTAAAATTTCCGCTGCTGCTGGCTCAGGGTGTCGAAGGTATTGCCGTAGGTCTCGCCTCTAAAATTGTCCCACACAACTTCAACGAACTCATCGAAGCTTCCATCCGGCATTTGCAAGGCAAAGATTTTGAAATCTTCCCCGACTTCCTCACCGGTGGCATGGCCGACTTTTCGAAATACAACAACGGACTGCGTGGCGGCAAAATAAGGATACGCGCTAAAATTCAACAAACCGACAAGAAAGCGCTCACCATCACCGAGATTCCTTTTGGCACCACTACCACCAGCCTCATCGAGTCGATAATTTCGGCCAACGATAAGGGTAAGATTAAAATCAAAAAAATCGACGACAACACCTCCGACCAGGTGGAGATACAGATACAACTAGTGCCAGGCGTTTCGCCCGACCAAACCATCGACGCACTCTATGCCTTCACCAACTGTGAAATGTCGGTTTCGCCCAACTCCTGCGTGATCTATCAGGGCAAACCCCATTTTATGGGCGTGAAGGAGATTCTACAAATTTCGACCAACGACACCTTGCGCCTGTTACGCAGGGAGCTCGAGATACAACGCGAGGAGCTGGAAGAACAGTGGCACTTTGCCTCACTCGAAAAGATTTTTATCCAGGAGCGCATCTATCGCGACATCGAGGAATGTGAGACCTGGGAAGCCGTCATCATAGCAATCGACCTCGGGTTGACGCCATTTAAAAAACTATTTAAACGCGCCATCACCCGCGACGACATCATCCGCCTGACGGAGATAAAAATAAAACGCATCTCCAAATACAATGCTTTTAAGGCCGATGAGCAGATTCGCGATATCGAAACCAACCTGGAAGAGGTGCAAAATCATCTGGACAACCTCATCGATTATGCCATCAATTACTTTAGGCAGATACGCAAGAAATATGGCAAAGACCGCGACCGGCGCACCGAAATCCGCAGCTTTGATACCATAGAAGCTACTATGGTGGCTGTGGCCAATGCCAAGCTCTATTTCAACCGCGAAGAGGGTTTTGCCGGAATCGGGCTTAAGAAAGATGAATTTATCTGCGATTGCTCCGACATCGACGACATCATCTTTTTCCGCGACGACGGTACTTTTATGGTTACACGTGCAAGTGAGAAATTTTTTACCGGCAAAAACGTGATCCACATCGACGTCTTCAAACGCAACGACGACCGCACCATCTACAACATGATATACCGCGACGGGCGTGGCGGCACCAATTACGTGAAACGTTTTGCAGTGATGGGCGTAACCCGTGACAAAGATTACAACCTCACGCGCGGCACCGATGGCACCCGTGTGTTATACTTCTCAGCCAACCCCAATGGCGAGGCCGAAATAGTGGGCATCAACCTGCGCCCCAAACCACGTTTGAAGATCACCACCTTCGACTACGACTTCAGCGAGCTGGCCATCAAAGGACGCGGATCGAAGGGCAACATACTTAGCAAACACTTCATCCGTAAAATCGTACAAAAAGAAGAAGGAATCTCCACCCTGGGCGCCATAGACGTTTGGTTCGACCCCAGCGTGAAGCGACTAAACAACGATGAGCGCGGCAACTTTGTGGATGCCTTTGAGGGCGACAACAAAATACTTACTCTGATGCAATCGGGCGACTACCGACTCACCGGCTATGACCTCTCGACCCATTTTGATGAAGATTTGCTTCACCTCGCAAAATACGACCCCGACACCATCATCACGGCGGTGTACCTTGACGGTAGCCAGAACCTGTGGTATATCAAGCGCTTTAAGGTAGAGGAAACAGATAAAAAAACGCGGTTTATCACAGAGCATCCTGAGTCAAAACTTATTACCGTTACCACCGATCAGCGCCCTGTGCTACAAGTGGTGATGGATGAAAAGAAGAATGAAAAAGAGGAAGAAGACCTGTTTATTGCCGCCGATAATTTTATAGGCGAGAAAAGCTACAAAGCCAAAGGCAAACGCCTGACCAATCTGGCTGTGAAAAAAGTGAAATGGCTGGAGCCGTTGCCTGCTTACAAAAAGCCTGAAGAGCCTGAAATGCCGGAAGAAGAGGTGCCGGAAGAAGAAATCATTACGCCTGACAAGATTGACAAAACCAAAGTGAAATCCGAAAAAGCGGAGAGCACTCCCACCCCACCGTCGCCATCACCACGAAAAACTTCTGGAAAAACAAAACAGGATCAGCAGCAAGAGGGCAAAGAAAAAGATATGGGAGACAAGACGCAGATGTCGCTGTTTGATTAA
- a CDS encoding dihydrofolate reductase has protein sequence MISIIVAIAKNNAIGKDNQLLWHISEDLKRFKRLTSGHKVIMGRNTLLSLPRYPLPNRTNIVITDQENENFDGCRMVYSITEAAALCSAEEECFVMGGASIYQQFMPLAKKLYITKVDKDYDGDTFFPTIDPKVWELTEESEPVKMDDGSFSYRFQTWLRR, from the coding sequence ATGATTTCGATTATCGTAGCAATAGCAAAAAATAACGCCATCGGCAAGGACAACCAATTGCTGTGGCACATCTCCGAAGATTTGAAACGCTTCAAGCGTCTTACCTCCGGCCACAAAGTGATCATGGGACGAAACACTTTGCTCTCGCTGCCCCGCTATCCGTTGCCCAACCGTACCAACATCGTCATTACTGACCAGGAGAATGAAAATTTCGACGGATGCCGGATGGTGTATTCCATCACCGAAGCAGCTGCCTTGTGCAGCGCAGAGGAAGAATGTTTTGTGATGGGTGGCGCCTCCATTTACCAACAATTTATGCCATTAGCCAAAAAACTCTACATCACAAAAGTGGACAAAGATTATGACGGCGATACTTTTTTCCCAACTATCGACCCGAAAGTGTGGGAGCTCACGGAGGAGTCGGAGCCGGTAAAAATGGACGACGGCAGTTTTAGCTATCGTTTCCAGACCTGGCTGCGGAGGTAA
- a CDS encoding AAA family ATPase — protein MKNYQLDSLILENFKTFKGQHTFDFNELNIYTGANNSGKSTIIKAIHLFSKGFEKGDFPMIDLMGSKGNFGEFADLVNWESKSDNFKIGFFITIGKIETPFKLLFTFRNGKDNGYEKRKGMAVFSEIEIINDSDEVFFGIYNKPLFEVNEANIEFDIDKAYLEEYREYEYPYKSPLEHADSSLILLKVNVPLLETYIDKITDHDYSGVFDQLNKIKTKKNNWWAECFEEEFFSFPDYDFSHIKFREYVDEIVQDRYYNLGGFEIRHALFWDTDTKDEQKYLDLYENTGFADFVKDVIGGVIFEINEGLKVFRGRNIIHVAYQHFSNHLIEISPVNDYLRTVFDLQEDSSFMEFIYDSLQIFGIDGIINIEQHQNSYFELMFMPSVNRAIEEKGKELEEKRRENENEGDNKRLIFLPQTNFQHWILSSFDEVKKQYLADSNNKMVNIADLGKGAAHIIGIVLNVASILFLSAKEKVEKEKLPRLMGKKPEKVIQKTILIEEPETFLHPSWQARLADYFIFCIGFYKKQTKEKEAENQPLKFIIETHSVYLIQKLQLLVARDKFDADAINILYFNDNEQAEKCYKIPMRKDGILKKGFGTGFYDETANLTADILNAQKLN, from the coding sequence AACATTTACACCGGCGCAAACAATTCCGGGAAAAGCACGATTATCAAGGCCATTCATTTGTTTTCCAAAGGGTTTGAAAAAGGAGATTTCCCTATGATTGATCTGATGGGAAGCAAAGGGAATTTTGGAGAATTTGCTGATCTAGTAAATTGGGAATCCAAAAGTGACAACTTTAAAATTGGCTTTTTCATCACAATTGGAAAAATTGAGACTCCTTTCAAGCTGCTCTTTACTTTTAGAAACGGTAAAGACAATGGCTATGAAAAACGTAAAGGGATGGCGGTGTTTTCAGAGATAGAAATAATCAATGATAGCGATGAAGTATTTTTTGGAATTTACAATAAACCTTTATTTGAGGTTAATGAAGCCAATATCGAATTTGACATTGATAAAGCATATCTGGAAGAATACAGGGAATACGAATATCCCTATAAATCACCATTGGAGCATGCGGATTCAAGCTTAATTTTGCTCAAAGTGAATGTCCCGCTTCTCGAAACATATATCGATAAAATTACAGACCACGATTATTCGGGTGTGTTTGATCAACTGAATAAAATAAAAACCAAAAAGAACAATTGGTGGGCTGAATGTTTCGAAGAAGAATTTTTTTCCTTTCCCGACTATGATTTCTCACACATAAAATTTCGGGAGTATGTAGATGAAATTGTTCAGGATAGATATTATAATCTTGGAGGTTTTGAAATTCGCCATGCATTATTTTGGGATACTGACACAAAAGATGAGCAAAAATATTTAGACCTGTATGAAAATACAGGATTCGCTGATTTTGTTAAAGATGTGATTGGAGGGGTGATATTTGAAATTAATGAAGGTCTGAAGGTTTTTCGCGGAAGAAACATCATCCATGTAGCGTATCAGCATTTCAGTAATCATTTAATAGAAATTAGTCCTGTGAATGATTATTTGCGTACGGTTTTCGATCTGCAAGAGGATTCTTCTTTTATGGAATTCATTTACGACAGCCTGCAAATTTTTGGGATTGATGGCATCATAAATATAGAGCAACACCAAAATTCATATTTCGAATTGATGTTCATGCCAAGTGTAAATCGGGCAATTGAAGAGAAAGGAAAGGAATTAGAAGAAAAAAGAAGGGAAAATGAAAACGAAGGAGATAATAAGCGTCTGATTTTTCTACCACAAACCAATTTTCAACATTGGATTCTGTCAAGTTTTGATGAGGTTAAAAAACAATACCTTGCAGATTCGAATAACAAAATGGTGAATATTGCTGACCTTGGCAAGGGGGCTGCACACATTATTGGAATCGTCTTGAATGTTGCTTCAATTTTATTTCTTTCAGCAAAAGAAAAAGTTGAAAAAGAGAAACTCCCAAGGTTAATGGGTAAAAAGCCTGAAAAAGTAATTCAAAAGACCATACTCATCGAGGAACCTGAAACCTTTTTGCATCCATCGTGGCAGGCCAGGCTGGCGGATTATTTCATCTTTTGTATTGGTTTTTATAAAAAACAAACCAAAGAAAAAGAAGCTGAGAATCAGCCATTGAAATTTATTATCGAAACCCACAGCGTTTATCTGATTCAGAAACTCCAATTGTTGGTAGCAAGGGATAAATTTGATGCCGATGCAATTAACATTCTTTATTTTAATGATAATGAGCAGGCAGAAAAATGCTACAAAATCCCGATGCGAAAAGATGGAATTCTTAAGAAAGGATTTGGTACCGGGTTTTATGATGAAACCGCAAACCTGACCGCCGACATTCTTAATGCCCAAAAACTCAATTAG